The window AAATAATTATTACTCTCTCTTAGACCAAATAATTGTGTAAAACCATCAATAGCTGTGGGTATGACCATTAAAAACCCGAGAAGGGTAAAATTAATTGAATAATGTACGAGATTAAAGTAGGAGAAAATGAAGAATGAAAACATTCCAATATACATGCCTGTACACCGAGAACAAACTGGAAAATAGTGTCTTTTTAATTTAAATGTTCTGTCGGGAAGGCGATGGCAAAAAAGCTGTGATGAAATTTTCAGATAATTAAAAAAGGTTGTTTTCATCTTTAACGGAGTTAATTCATTCAATCAGGCCCCTCCCCCTACATTGTTATCAAATATGAATAGTATAATACAATAGCAATATTAAGTTTTAATCACTCTCATAATAAACTTTGTTGTGAAAATCTGTAACAATTTTTTTTAAAGTATTATTTTCATTTTCGTAAACTTGATTAAACCCTCTAAATTTATAAATGACAAGCAAATGTTTCTTTATTTAATTTGATGTACCCCTTTTTAGTAGTAAGTAAGTAATAACAACATTACTCACCATTAAGCATATAGTTTATTAATAACAACGGATGATTACAATAACAACACTTTAGTATGATGTTAAAATTAGAGGGGGATAAAATGGGCTACCTTGTTTGCAATAAATGTGGAGGAACCTACGAACTACAGGAAGGAGAATCGCTTGATGACTTTGAAAATTGTGAATGCGGTGGAAAACTTGAATACGTTGAAGATATTGAGCCTACTGCTGATTTGGTTAAGGACAAGATAGGTTTAAAATGTCCTAAGTGCGGACATGAGAATCTCGACAATGTTAAATTCTGCGGATCATGTGGAGAAAATCTTGTCAAAGAAAATAAAAGTATTAAACCATTATTCAAAGCATTAAACTTTAATATTATCCTAATTGGATCAACCCTGACTATTCTAGCATTAATACTGTCCAAAGTATTATTTTTTGATATTGTTATAGGTTTGGAGCCGGTTACTGATTCTGAACACTCACTATATACACTGATTTATTTCATTATTATTTTTATGGGCAGTTTCATTCCGGGAACATTAAAAAAACTAGATTATAAAATAGCAGCCCTCCATGGGGGCATTATAATGATTTTTCCAGCTACATTTTTCTGGATATCAGTGTTAGGTTTCTATAACGAGCTTTTATCAAACTATGTATCCAGTTCATTAGAAGGAATCTCACTTAATTTAATCTTTGTTCTAGCTACAGCAATTCTAGTAATTGTTTATATAATAGTGGGTTCATTGGGGACTTTTATTGGAACATTCCTTAATAAAAAGCTAAACTTATCTGAAAAGAACGTTTGGATTAAATCCGAGAACTATATTAACAAAATAACCAATGAACAATGGAAATTCGGCTACCTATCCTTTTTGATTACCATCATATTGCTGTCAATAATGAGTTTTATTTAACATTTATTGATTTGAACCTTAGTTTGGGAAGTATTTGCATGAAAGAAGAAGATCAATCATTAAAACAGATTACATGTCCTAAATGTAATGCTACAGTAGGATCTAAATTAAAATTCTGTACTGAATGTGGTAGTGAAATTAAACAAACTGTCAGTTCCGATCAGACCACTACCTGTCCCAAATGTTACGCAGACATCGCACCCGGATTGAAGTTCTGCACAGAATGTGGTAGTGAAATTAAACAAACTGTTAGTTCTGATCAGGCTACTACTTGTCCGAAGTGTTTCGCAGATGTGGGACCTGGTTTGAAGTTTTGTACAGAATGTGGTGCTGAAATTAAACGATCTGTTAGTTCTGATCAGGCTACTACTTGTCCAAAGTGTTTCGCAGATGTGCAACCTGGATTAAAATTCTGCACAGAATGCGGCACTTCAATAATGATTCAAGATATTTCTAGTTCTAGTATTAGTGAAAAATTAAGGCAGCGTCGTGAAGCAGAAAGTAGAAGTGTTCCACCTCGTGATGAGACATTAGATACTGTTGTGGAATCTGGAAAGGGATTAATGAAAGGTTTGGGAGGATTCCTGAACAAAACTGCAAAAAGCATTGACCAAAGCATTGAAAATAACCGTCAATCCTCAGCCAGCAAAGAAATCCTTCCCCAAAACAGGAAAGAAGATGAAAATTTAGGATATCTTGTCTGTGATGCTTGTGGTGGTTATTACCAACTACAACAAGGTGAATCTGCAAACGATTTTGAAACTGAATGTGATTGTGGTGGTAAATTACAATATAGACTAGAATTATGAGTAGGGGGAAAATTTTATGGAAAGAAAACAACTATTATTACTAAACCCAGTTGAATATGAACACCAATTTGATAAAAAAGCTCTTAAAACTTTAGAAGGAACACCAGGGCTGGAAAAGGCTGTGAAATATATTCACAAACATGGTGTAGAAAGAGTTATGCGGTTAGTTAACACTGGTAGTCATATTCGAGTTACTCCTGACAATTTTCCTGATATTTATAAGTTATTAGAAGAGGCTTGTGCCAATATTTTTCTTAAAGATATTCCAGAATTGTATATTAGATGGAGTTATGATGTAAATGCCTGTGCTATAGGTTCGCAAAACCCGATTATTATTTTAGATTCAGGTGCTATTGATTTATTATCGGATGATGAATTGTTATGGTTAATAGGACACGAAGCAGGACATATAAAAAGTGGCCATATGTTGTATCATGATATGTCTTTGATAATTCCTATTTTAGGAGATATTATAGGTTCTGCAACTTTAGGTATTGGGGGATTAGTTTCATCAGGTTTAGAATTAGCTTTATTGTATTGGTATAGGATGTCTGAACTTACTGCTGATAGGGCTGGTCTTTTAGCATGCCAGGATCAGAAATCTGTTTTCAGTACTTTAATGAAGGCCGGCGGTGTTCCCAAAAGTTTCTATGATAAAATGAAAACAGAAGACTTCATCAAACAGGCGGAAGATTTTAAGAGTTTTGATTTTGATACTTCGGATAAAGTTACCAAAACTGTAATGATAAGCATATCAGATCATCCTTGGACAGTATTAAGAGCCTCTGAAATATTAAAATGGGTTAATTCAGGCAAATATGATGAAATCATTAAAATGCATGGTAAAGGCAGTTTAGAAGATATTGAAATCACTTGTCAAAAGTGTGGGAAAAAATTAAGTGGTAATGAAACATTCTGTGGTGTGTGTGGATCTAAAGTGTGGAAAAGATAATTATGCATTATTTTTAAATCAAGGAGGTGTAAGCTTCTAGAAACTCGCTAAAGGAAATTTAATGATGAAGAAGTTTTCTAAAAAGGAGAATGATGGGTTTATGCTGAATAATATTGATGATTCACTGAATGTAAAAATTAATTTAAGCAGGGTGTGAGTTAAATGGATGGAATGGAACCTTGGGCCTGGGTTGGAATAATAACTGTTTAGATTTTTATCATAAAAATCAACAATAAAGATTATTTATAAAAATCATTACTTAATTTATAAGCCTTTTTTTAAAGTTGAATCTTTTTTACTTCTCAGATACTCTCCAGGACAAACTATCTAACTTTTAATGATCTTAGTAAACTACACACATACCCTAATCATTAGATAAAAACTAAAGACAGGGATAACTAGTAAAAGTTATAAACAATTCATGGGGGTTTGTTTTATGCAAAACTGGAGTAAATATTTTTAGGATTGAGATCTATGGCCGAAGATCAAAAATTTGAAAAAAATAATATAATTCTGTACAAGGACGATGAAGGGGCGGCGACCATTGAAGTTCTTTTAAAAGACGACACCATGTGGTCTACACAAAAAACAATGGCAGAACTCTTTGATGTGACCGCACCAACCATAAATGAACACTTAAAAAATATCTTTCAAACAGGGGAATTAGATGAAATGTCAACTATTAGGAATTTCCTAATAGTTCAAAAAGAGGGTAATAGAGAAGTTACTAGAAAGATAAATTTTTATAATTTAGACGCAATTATTGCAGTAGGTTATCGTGTAAACTCTAAACAAGCTACACAATTCAGAATATGGGCTACTAATGTCCTAAATGAATTGATAACCAAAGGTTTCGTCTTAGATGATGATCTTTTAAAAAACGGTACCCGCTTTGGTAAGGATTACTTCGACGAATTACTGGAAAAGATCCGTGAAATCCGGGCCAGTGAACGTAGATTCTACCAGAAAATAACCGACATCTATGCACAGTGCAGTTTCGATTATAATAAAGACGCGGAGATTACCCGAACCTTCTATGCAACCGTTCAAAATAAGCTTCATTGGGCCATCACCCACCACACCGCAGCTGAAATCATATCAGAACGAGCTGATAGCACCCTAAAGAATATGGGCCTCACCACTTGGAAGAATGCACCAGAAGGTAAAATCCTAAAAACAGACATTGGTGTTGCTAAAGACTATTTATCCGAAAAAGAAATCTTAGAATTAAACCGAATTGTAAATATGTACCTGGACTATGCCGAAAACCAGGCAGAAAGACATAAACTCATGTCCATGGAGGACTGGGCATCCAGATTAGATGCATTCCTTAAATTCAATGAATACGATATTCTCCAGAATCCTGGAAAAGTTTCCCATACCGTGGCCAAGGAAATTGCCAATAAAGAATTTGAAAAGTATCGAAAGATCCAGGATAAAGACTATATCTCTGATTTTGATAAAGAGGTAGCTAAGAAATATTTGGATAAAAAAGGGAATGGAAACACTTAAATTCTTTTAACAAATGAATCTCCAAATAACCTACAGATACAGTGTGGTTATATAGGCTTGAATGACAAAGCCACACCTTATTATTCATTTAATAAAAAAAATAATTAAAAAAGAAATAAAGGTTTATTTTTTAATCTTAGGCGTTATTAATCCACTTACCACCATCAAAACAGCCAGTACCAGGTAATTCACTGGTGTTCCGGTACTCTTCATGGGCACGGTTTTGGTGGTGCTGGCAGCGTTTACAACATTAGAACCATTGCCCTGCACATTAAACGAGAATATTCCAGTAGGGTCCAGGTTAGCGTTGAAAGTACCGGAACTTATCACTGGTCTAATGGTAAAACTTCCCCCTGCCGTTGATATCACGGTTAAGTTCAGGTAGGGATCTCCCATAGGTACTGAGTCCAGTATCCAGGTTAACGTCCGGTTGTTAGCATTGTAACTCACACTTCCAGTATCTACCTGGGCACCCACGTAGTTCAGGCCTTCTGGTAAGGGGATATATATGACCACGTTTTGGGCAGTATTAGGTCCCTTGTTCCCCAGTTTATACTTCAAGGTGAAGGGTTGACCAGCAACAGGATTGACTGGATCAGAAACCCCATCCAGGTAAAGATAACAGGCCGGGTTAACCGACAGGTTAAAGGAAACTGTCTGGTTATCGGTAGTGGCGTTAACTGAAGTAGAACCAGTGGCGGTGGGTGTGAAGGTGGTGTTTACCACGCCGTTAGCCGTGAGTAGATTAGCCGGGTTCAACGTCCCCCGGTCACTCTGGAAGTTAACCGGGGTTCCATCGGGAATATGGCCATTAACCGGGTCTATTGGTGTTAGAATGGTTCCATTGTAGGCATTGTTGAAGCTTACTGTAACGTTACTGGTAGCGCTAGAATATATGGGTGAATCAGCGGTGATGGTCATGTACAACCAGGTACTAACATCCACTATACTGGATTCCGTGCCCACAAGTCGGACAAAATCCGGATTGTTGGTCCCCCACCAGTTCAATGTAGCATTGACAAAACTGGAACCTGATGGTTGAATAAAAGCACTGTAAATAGCAGCACCATTACCAGCGGTGTTGTTAACCAATCGGTTAAAGTTAACTAGTATATCTCCACCGAAGTTACAGATAGCACCTCCATAGTCGGCAGTGTTCAGGGTGAAGGTACAACCCGTCACCTTACTGAGGACACCTTCCTCATCGTTATGGATAGCACCACCATCTCCGGCAGTGTTAGCGGTGAAAATGCAGTCCATTATACCGTCGATAGTGCCACCCATATTGGCAATGGCACCCCCGTAACCAACCAGTTCACCAAGGGCGTTGTTGTTGGTGAAGGTACAGTTGGTGAGATTACCCATGGTTATTCCATTACTGATGGCTCCTCCATTTTCTGCGGTGTTACCGGTGAAAATACAGTGAGTCAAGGTATTCATGGTACCCTTGTTCTGGATGGCACCACCATCACCATTGTAGGCAGTGTTCCCCGTGAAAGTACAACCCTCCACATTATCAATAGTAGCTAATGCGTAATTGTCAATAGCACCGCCAGGACCATCCTGTGCAGTGTTTTCCACGAAAGTACAGTCCATCAAATTTCCAAGGACGGCATCATAGTCATTACTGATGGCTCCCCCACCGTAACCGGCAGTGTTCTGGGTGAAAACACAATCAGTTACATTATTGATAGTGCCCTGGTTGTTGAGTGCACCCCCGTAATAGGCTGAGTTTCCCTGGAAAGTGCAGGTGGATATATCACTGATAGTACCGTCGTTAAAGATTGCACCACCGTAGAACCATACGCAATCACTGTTAAATTCTGCGGTGTTTCCGGTGAAGGTGCAACCAGTTATTTTACCAATAGTATCGGTGTTATAGATAGCACCGCCCTGGTAAGTTTCTTGAACTTCAGGATCATCGCTTTTAACGGTGTTGTTGGCGAAAATACAGCTGGTTATATTGCTGATAGTACCGTGGTTATCAATGGCACCACCGTCACCATTATTGGCTGTGTTTTCCCGGAAGGTGCAACGAAGGAGATTATCAATGGTACCACCATTGTAAATGGCTCCACCACCACTAATCACCGTAGAAGTCGCATTATTTCCAGTGAAGGTACAATCAGTTATACTAAGGGTACCGGTACTGTAGATAGCACCACCAATATCTGCAGTTGCGTTGGCAAAAGTCAGGTTAAAAAAAGCCACGGTAGCCTCTGGCCGGATTTTGAATATCCAGCTGGTTCCTTCACCATTGATTATGGTGTTGTGTTGACTTTCACCGGTAATGGTCATACTTCTGGTGACTGTGAGGTTGGTGTTTCCGGTTCCGGTGTATATTCCTTGGGCAATGTTCACTGTTCCGTTTTCATCAACACTGCTAATTCCTTTATCTATAGTCAGGAAAGGACTATCTGCAGTTCCCAAATTTGTGTCGCTTCCACCAGTGGAATTAACATATACGGTTGATGCGGCACTAACACAGGAAACTGTAGCTAAAGTCATTATCATTCCCAACAAACATAAAATAAATATTGTTCTTTGTTTTTTCGTAGTTTCTCACCCCTCTTTATAGTAATTAACCACAATATTTCACCTTTTTAGTGGTTATGTGGATAAATAAAGAATCTTAATACATAATAAATTTATTGATTTGTTTCTTAAAATAAAACCAGAAAAATATAGTTCATCCTTCCTGAGAGAAATAACAAGAACTACAACCACGTCCAGGTTAAACAACAGTTATAGGAGAATATGGAGATCATTGGTGACCAGAATGTTACAATTCTTAAAGGGGGCAAATTTTATTTAAATAGGTAATGATATAACTTTAATTACTTTCTAATTCATTTTCTACTTTATTTAATAATTTTACGGCCATTTTAACCACATGATGGGCTTCGGATTTAGATATAGTTCCAGTCAAGTCATAAACAGCACGATGTCTTTTTCGACGTATTCTATCCAGACAAATAGAATAATCTTTTCCCAGCACTATTTCTGTGAATTTTACCACGGCAATATGTGAGTTTTTACTGGATGGCCGATAACCTCTGTTAAACATGAGAGCTCTAATGGATTGTAGCATGGAGTTATAGGATATGTTAAAGGCCCAATCATAATCGCTTTCATCTAAGATTCTCATAGCTGTATCAACATCTCTCCTAGCTAAACTCAAAGAGTTTTGTACTCTACGAAAGTCAGGTGATAATTTCTTAATGTAACCCTCTTTTTCCAGGTTATCCAGCATTTATTTCACCTAAAATTATGATTTTGGGTTCATGGAGTATTTCTTTAATGAAAGGATCGTTATTATCGATTTTTTCATTATATTCTTCATTGGATAGTATGATGTAATTTATTTCACGGGATAACTTTATTTCCAGTGTATTAAATTCAGTTATTAGGGTATCCTCATCTATATCACCCACCATGAAAACGTCAATATCACTGCCGGGGCCGGCATTTTTAGTAGCGTAGGATCCGTAAATGAAAGCTAGTTTAATCTGACCCCATTTTTTCACATTTTCCTTTAACAATTGGGCCACACCTTCAGTTTTCATCACCATATTGTAAAGTTCATTGTAAAGATAAAACTCATTATCTACCCTAAAATATTTTAGATTTCCTGCTTTTCTACTAGTTAAAAGACCAATATCCTCTAGATTGGAGAGTTCCCTCCTAACGGAGTTTATGTTTTCATTTATTTTCTTGGTGATTTCCCGGACATACAACTCTTCACCGGGATTTAGCATGAAAAGGGTGATAATTTTACTCCGGGTTTTGGATGTGAAGAGTTTACTTAACATGAATAAAAAATGTATTCGATTGTATAAATAATTTATTCATTATATATTAAGTTTAGTAATATTTTTATTATGAAGATGTAAGTGATATAAGCAATTTTCTATCCCCAAATTAACTCCCTGCAAATAATTTTATTATTAACATTATACCAACATAGATTATCATTTTATCTTGTAAATGGGGAGTTATCACTTGATATCATGGGAAACATATCAGAATATAGTAATTGAGCATTTAAACCGGAAGATAAGCTCTGCTGACAATCCGGATCAACACCAGGCCATCAGTGCTTCCACTGGTGAGTCCCAGTTCCTGGTGGCCGGGCCGGGTAGTGGGAAAACCACGGTCATGGTGTTGAAGATACTGAAGTTCATCTACGTGGATGATGTGCACCCTTCTTCTATATTGGCCACAACCTTCACCAGAAAGGCGGCTACCGAGTTACGCTCCAGGATCCTTTCATGGGGAGATGAAATACGCCAGGTCCTCCTGGAACTCCCTGAATTTAAAGACATACATCCATCTCTAAGGCACCTGGACTTCAACCAGATTACCACTGGCACCCTGGACAGTATATCCCAGGACATACTGAAGATACACCGTGCCCCGGGTTCAGCCCCACCAGTGGTTATCCAGGACTTTGTAACCAACGCCCTCATGCTCAAGGTGGGCCTCTTCCAGGAGGAAAAACACCATAACCAGGAACTCAGGGAATACCTCGTCCAGCTCCGGGGAGGTAAATTCGGGTTCAACACCAATGAAATGGCAAGACAGTTACTGGAGATAAAGGACCGGGTTTACTACGACCAGGTGGACTGGGAAAAACTCCACCAGGAAAAGATAAACCAGCATCCCGGCTTTGATGTGGCCCATCAAGCCATAAACGATTATCTCCAGGAACTTAAAAAACGGAGCCTCTATGATTTTGCCATGCTGGAAGCAGAATTCCTGGACCAGTTAAAGGAGGGGAAACTGGACGACTTCCTGGAAGGTTTGAAACTTGTCCTGGTGGATGAGTACCAAGATTCCAACCTCCTCCAGGAGCAGATCTATTTCCAGCTGGCACGAGCAGCAATAAATAACGGGGGTAGTATGACTGTGGTGGGGGATGATGACCAGTCCCTCTACCGCTTCCGTGGTGCCACTGTGGACCTTTTCACCAGTTTCCAGGAACGATTCCAACAGGAAATGCCCCAGGCACCCCAACCAAGGGTTATCTACTTATCCCAGAACTACCGTTCCACCGGTAACATTGTCCAGTTCTGTAACCAGTTCGCCCAGCTGGACCAGGAATTCCAGGAAGCCCGGGTGAGGGATAAACCAGCCATTAAACCAGAAAGAACACCACCACTCACTGAGTTTCCCATACTGGGAATGTTCCGGGAGGACGTGGAAACACTGGCCACCGACCTATCCAGTTTCATCTGGCAGGTAGTGTGTGGAGAGGGATACCGAGTACAGGACTACGTGATCAAGGTGAACCCGGATGAAGGTTCACCCACGGATCTATCCATTCTTTTAAGTTCGCCCCAGGAGCAGGCCTACACGAACAAGAAATTACCATATTATCTCCGGGAGAAACTGAAAATACCCATTTTCAATCCTCGAGGTCAGAGTTTAGAGAAGACCTGGGAGGCCAGCGTACTGTGTGGACTCATGTTAGACTGTATTGACCCGGAGTGTGAGATACAGAACTCCATTGAAAAACTGCCCTACACTGCCACTAAAAACTTCAAGTCCTGGCGGAAAACTGCCCGGGAATTTGTGGAAACCAATCCCGAACCAGAAACCCCTATATCACTAAAACAATTCGTTGATGCCTGGCAGGGGCGACAACCGCTGGGGCGTAACACCTGGAAGAGAGATGTTCCCCTACTGGATCTAGCCTATAAACTGGTGACTTGGATACCCACCCTGCAGGATGATGTGGAGGGACTGGTTTACCTGGAGGCCATCACCCGGACCATTGCCGAAACTGCCCTCTTCAGTAACTACGGTGGGGAACTGGTTTTTGATAAAAAATTCCCGGAACTGGAATGTTACTCCATAAAGGAAGCCTTCTGGAATATATTCGTACCCCTGGCCAACGGAGCTATAAAGGTGGATGAGGGATTACTGGACACCTTGCCTGATAACCGGATCAATGTCATGTCCATCCACCAGTCCAAGGGACTGGAATTCCCCCTAGTGGTGGTGGATATATGCTCTGATTTTAGAACTAACCATCCAAAAAATGCCTTTAAACGATTCCCAGATGATGGTGGTAAATCCTGTACCATGGAAGATGAGATACGTTCCTGTTCCCCTCTGGGACTACCCCCAAGAACTGGAAGGGACCGGGCCTTCGATGATCTAATCCGGCACTATTTCGTGGCTTACAGCCGGGCACAGGATGTATTACTATTAATAGGGTTAACCACCTATCCTGACATTCCCAACGTGGCCACGGGATGGACCAGGAATGAGGCCTGGCCCTGGGATGGTCTGGATAACTTGTTCCTGATCTAATAATAATATTTATATTTAAATAAGTATTATATTAAAGGTATGAAAACCTCCCGTACAAAAAGTGAAATTTTATCATCTAAAAAATCCAGATATATAAAACGAGGTGGGCTAATGGATATTTCTGACCTGGAATACCGGCTGTTAAATTTAGATAAAGAGTTACATCTTATACTAAAAGAAATCCGCAAAGCAAAATCTACCCCTAAAAATATAGTAGAAAATGCTACTGGCTCATGGGGATATGATGTGGATAGTAAAGATTTTGTTAGTAAATTACGGCGTTCTGAAAGGTTAGATCAGCTATGAAATTTTTCATTGACACCTCAATTTTTGTAGATGTACTCCGCACTGAATTTAAACCCTCATCTAAAAGATTTCTAGAAAGTATTGAAAAAGAGAATAAAGGTTTTTCTTCAGTTATTACCACAGCAGAACTTAGTGTAGGAGCTTACCGATCTAATCGTGAGGATTCTATTCGTAGAACTCTTGATCTTTTATCCATCGTTGACCTGGTTGATGTTAACGAAGTTATTGCATTAGAAATTGGGAAAATTTTCGCTGATTTAATGGATAAAGGGAAAATAATTGAACTCAATGATTGTATTATTGCAGCTAGCTCCTTATCACTGGGAATAAAAAGAATTATAACCAGGAACATAGAACATTTCCATCGCATTAAGGGTGTTGAAGCTATCGAACCCGAAGAATTGGGGTTTTAATATGTTATTTCTAATTATCAAAGAATCTAAAATAGGAAGGTAAATATGTGTCTTTCTGTCCGTTCCAAACCATACATAATCCCCGAGTACAGTCTAACTGGTGATCTACTGGCCTACCTTACCTGTGGTTTACAGTACCGCTACCAGAACAAGGGAACCCTACCCCCTTCCATGCCTATCCAGTTATGGTTTGGGGACTTTATCCACGGGGTTATGGAGGAATCCTACCTTAAGTGGAGGGATGATGACTGGAAGGATTTCCCCTGGGACTGGGAAACACAAATCCGAAGGGTGGAACTGGATATACACAACCGCATGCAGTCCCGTGGACTGCAACCTCCTGCCAACCTGTTCTGTCCCTTCCAGGGGGAAAGTGAACACCAGGGACTGTGCCCGGATTCCCATCACCCCCACAAGCTGGTGGCCAGTATCCGGGCCGAAGCCGCCATTAACACCTGGGGACCACACTTGTTTCCCCTGGTAGATGACAACGAAGTACGGTTAAAGGGTATACGGGACATGCCCCACTACCAGAAGGGGGTCAGCCGCTCCAACTACTACGGTGTAACCGGGATCATCGATGTCTTAAGCTCGGTTAAGCTGGAAGAGGCCAGTAATAAAAATCTGATTATAAAATACCTCCATCAGGATCCATCATTCCGGGAAAAACTGGAAAAGTTGGAATCTGACAAGTATGAGGTTATAGTGGATTATAAAGGTATGAAGCGACCCGCTATTGGTTCACCCTCATGGAAACACCACTACTGGCAGGTACAAACCTACTCCTGGCTACGATCACTGCAACCTGACTCCAGCCCGGTGCTCATTGGTATACTATTCTATCTTAACGAGTTATCCCTGTTTAAAGAAGACCTGTTAGAGCTTCAAAGGGAAGTTAAGGAAAACAGTACCGATGTCATGCCCACTGAAGGTGACCGGGAACTGATTTTACGGTGGAATCCTAAAAATAAAACACCTAAACTCTCGGAACCTTTCCGGAACCTGAGATCTATACGTATGATACCCATGGATGATGAATTACTGGCCCAGTCCCTGAAGGAATTTGATAACGTAGTGGAAGAAATTGAGGGGAGCATCATCCAGGAGGTGGATGGGCAGGTGATCCAGGATTCCTGGAGGACCAATCCAGACAAGCGAACCTGTGATGCCTGTGACTACAAAACCTTCTGCAAAACCTCGGCCAGCACTAAAAAACTAACTGTGCCCTAACGGTGAAAAATGTGTGAAGAATGCGATTTCTGTGGTAAATCCAGGACTGGATAGATGTATAGTATGCCATAGATGTTACTGTATTGACCATATGGGTGGTGATGGTTACTGCCTGGACTGTTACTTTGGTACAGGATTGTTCGAGTAACCATTTTATTAAGTAACCATCCTTGTTATATCAATATGCCAGAAATTTTATAGAAATCTTATTTTATTTATTCACCGGTTATACTTCTGATATTCTTTAAAAATCGCCGTGGACTACACCGGGGACTAAAGAAATATTTATTTACTTATTGATCACATAAACAACATCAATGATATAAATTAGTGATTTATTATAGATAATAACCAAATGGAGAACAAAAAAACAGAATATATCTTTTTTTCAGTGAAAGTTGTGGTAAAACAGTGATTAGTAAGGGAGGAACCTTAACATGTGGAAAAAACTGGAACTGGGTTTATTAGTTGTATTTGTATGCATGGTTGTGGCAGTATCAGGATGTATGTCCTCTTCAGTGAAGGTGGTTATTGATTACCCTGGCAGCTGGAATGGTACACTGAAAACTGATGCCGGAACACGTAGTATTGAAGGTACAGGAAATCAAACCATCGATTTAGGCACCATGACCGGTAGTTTATACGTTAAGGTGGAAAAGAAAGATAAAGGATCCAACAACACCATAAGAGTTTCAGCCATAAGAGGGGATGAAACCGTGAACACCATGAATTCCTCCACCCAGTACGGAGAATTGGACGATGCAATACTGAGCATTTACCTGACTCCATAGATCCAAGGATACATTAACTCTCATGGTATGGTTAAGTATCCATAA of the Methanobacterium formicicum genome contains:
- a CDS encoding zinc ribbon domain-containing protein — its product is MGYLVCNKCGGTYELQEGESLDDFENCECGGKLEYVEDIEPTADLVKDKIGLKCPKCGHENLDNVKFCGSCGENLVKENKSIKPLFKALNFNIILIGSTLTILALILSKVLFFDIVIGLEPVTDSEHSLYTLIYFIIIFMGSFIPGTLKKLDYKIAALHGGIIMIFPATFFWISVLGFYNELLSNYVSSSLEGISLNLIFVLATAILVIVYIIVGSLGTFIGTFLNKKLNLSEKNVWIKSENYINKITNEQWKFGYLSFLITIILLSIMSFI
- a CDS encoding virulence RhuM family protein gives rise to the protein MAEDQKFEKNNIILYKDDEGAATIEVLLKDDTMWSTQKTMAELFDVTAPTINEHLKNIFQTGELDEMSTIRNFLIVQKEGNREVTRKINFYNLDAIIAVGYRVNSKQATQFRIWATNVLNELITKGFVLDDDLLKNGTRFGKDYFDELLEKIREIRASERRFYQKITDIYAQCSFDYNKDAEITRTFYATVQNKLHWAITHHTAAEIISERADSTLKNMGLTTWKNAPEGKILKTDIGVAKDYLSEKEILELNRIVNMYLDYAENQAERHKLMSMEDWASRLDAFLKFNEYDILQNPGKVSHTVAKEIANKEFEKYRKIQDKDYISDFDKEVAKKYLDKKGNGNT
- a CDS encoding zinc ribbon domain-containing protein — its product is MKEEDQSLKQITCPKCNATVGSKLKFCTECGSEIKQTVSSDQTTTCPKCYADIAPGLKFCTECGSEIKQTVSSDQATTCPKCFADVGPGLKFCTECGAEIKRSVSSDQATTCPKCFADVQPGLKFCTECGTSIMIQDISSSSISEKLRQRREAESRSVPPRDETLDTVVESGKGLMKGLGGFLNKTAKSIDQSIENNRQSSASKEILPQNRKEDENLGYLVCDACGGYYQLQQGESANDFETECDCGGKLQYRLEL
- a CDS encoding M48 family metallopeptidase, with amino-acid sequence MERKQLLLLNPVEYEHQFDKKALKTLEGTPGLEKAVKYIHKHGVERVMRLVNTGSHIRVTPDNFPDIYKLLEEACANIFLKDIPELYIRWSYDVNACAIGSQNPIIILDSGAIDLLSDDELLWLIGHEAGHIKSGHMLYHDMSLIIPILGDIIGSATLGIGGLVSSGLELALLYWYRMSELTADRAGLLACQDQKSVFSTLMKAGGVPKSFYDKMKTEDFIKQAEDFKSFDFDTSDKVTKTVMISISDHPWTVLRASEILKWVNSGKYDEIIKMHGKGSLEDIEITCQKCGKKLSGNETFCGVCGSKVWKR
- a CDS encoding DUF2085 domain-containing protein; amino-acid sequence: MKTTFFNYLKISSQLFCHRLPDRTFKLKRHYFPVCSRCTGMYIGMFSFFIFSYFNLVHYSINFTLLGFLMVIPTAIDGFTQLFGLRESNNYLRFFSGLIGGIGLLILVISFKLILLGRY